The following are from one region of the Methanospirillum hungatei genome:
- a CDS encoding AMP-binding protein: MDSKATPELSYACGTAEVPLLGQTIGEILNEIAERYPDNEALVSPEQEIRLTYRQFREAVDKVARGLMALDVNKGDRVGIWAMNYAEWIVVQFATAKIGAIMVNINPSYRTFELEYCLKQSEIKLLILQGRFKTSDYVGMFYETCPEAYESRPGRILSEKFPFLKTVVFMGDIPYNGMYQWDDLLKKADSISQDELIERENALDFDDAINIQYTSGTTGYPKGVVLTHHGVLTNGYIIGEGMGFTEKDRLCIPVPFYHCFGMVLSNMACVSHGSTMVIPGPAFDPGDVLKTIEAERCTAVHGVPTMFIAELRHPDFAKFDLRSLRTGIMAGSPCPIETMKEVATKMHMSEVVIVYGQTELSPGVTMTTTRDPIDKRVATVGRVFPHTEIKIIDPETKKIIPRGEIGEICARGYMTMRCYYNNPTATRQAKDEHGWVHTGDLGSFDPEGFVHIEGRLKDMVIRGGENIYPREIEEFLHQHPKIADVYVIGVPDEKYGEELMAWIKLEEGASLTEDEIRTYADGKIARYKIPRYYAFVDSFPITVSGKIQKFKMREMGIEMLGLQEVAQIKTA, from the coding sequence ATGGATTCAAAGGCCACTCCCGAACTGAGTTATGCCTGTGGGACTGCCGAGGTTCCTCTACTCGGGCAGACTATCGGTGAAATTCTAAATGAAATCGCAGAACGGTATCCTGACAATGAGGCGCTTGTATCACCAGAACAGGAGATCAGATTAACCTACCGGCAGTTTCGGGAGGCGGTCGACAAAGTAGCCCGCGGGCTTATGGCTCTTGATGTAAACAAGGGTGACCGCGTCGGTATCTGGGCGATGAATTATGCAGAATGGATTGTTGTTCAGTTTGCAACCGCCAAGATCGGGGCAATTATGGTCAATATCAACCCCTCATATCGGACATTTGAACTTGAATATTGTCTGAAGCAATCTGAAATCAAGTTACTCATCCTGCAAGGGCGATTTAAAACATCAGACTATGTCGGAATGTTTTATGAAACATGTCCGGAGGCATATGAATCACGACCAGGGCGCATTTTATCTGAAAAGTTTCCCTTCCTAAAAACCGTGGTCTTCATGGGTGATATTCCTTATAACGGAATGTACCAGTGGGATGACCTGCTCAAGAAAGCAGACAGTATCAGCCAGGATGAACTAATTGAGCGGGAAAATGCTCTCGATTTTGATGATGCAATCAATATCCAGTATACCTCCGGAACCACCGGCTATCCAAAAGGAGTGGTGCTTACTCATCACGGGGTTTTAACCAATGGATATATCATCGGTGAAGGGATGGGATTTACCGAGAAGGACCGTCTCTGCATACCTGTTCCGTTTTACCACTGTTTTGGTATGGTCCTCTCAAACATGGCCTGTGTATCGCATGGTTCAACCATGGTCATCCCAGGCCCGGCTTTCGATCCTGGCGATGTCCTCAAGACCATCGAAGCCGAGCGGTGCACGGCGGTGCACGGTGTTCCCACCATGTTTATTGCTGAACTTCGCCACCCCGATTTTGCAAAATTTGACCTCCGCTCACTTCGGACTGGCATCATGGCCGGATCTCCCTGCCCTATTGAGACAATGAAAGAAGTCGCAACAAAAATGCACATGTCAGAAGTAGTCATTGTATATGGTCAGACAGAACTTTCACCAGGCGTTACCATGACAACCACCCGCGATCCGATTGACAAACGTGTGGCGACTGTTGGCCGGGTATTCCCCCATACTGAGATAAAGATCATCGATCCAGAGACAAAGAAAATTATCCCCCGTGGTGAGATTGGGGAGATTTGTGCCAGAGGATATATGACCATGCGGTGTTACTACAACAATCCGACCGCAACTCGGCAGGCAAAAGATGAACATGGCTGGGTCCATACCGGAGACCTGGGTTCGTTTGATCCTGAAGGATTTGTCCACATCGAAGGCCGGCTCAAAGATATGGTCATTCGTGGCGGAGAAAATATCTATCCACGTGAAATCGAAGAATTCCTTCACCAGCATCCGAAGATTGCAGATGTATATGTAATCGGGGTTCCGGATGAGAAGTACGGAGAAGAACTCATGGCCTGGATAAAACTTGAAGAAGGGGCATCCCTGACCGAAGATGAGATCCGTACATATGCTGACGGAAAGATTGCCCGGTATAAGATCCCCCGGTATTATGCCTTTGTGGATTCCTTCCCGATTACTGTATCTGGTAAGATCCAGAAGTTTAAAATGAGGGAGATGGGAATTGAGATGCTTGGCCTTCAGGAAGTTGCACAGATTAAAACTGCCTGA
- a CDS encoding bifunctional 5,6,7,8-tetrahydromethanopterin hydro-lyase/3-hexulose-6-phosphate synthase → MYLIGEALIGEGSELAHVDLIVGDKNGPVGIAFANALSQLSAGHTPLLAVVRPNLLTKPATVVIPKVTLKHEGQVNQMFGPVQAAVAKAVADAVEEGLFGDVNINDICILASAFLHPSAKDYNRIYRYNYGATKLAISRAFEEFPDEKTLIHEKDRAAHAVMGFKVPRLWDPPYLQVALDIVDMGKLRSVLSSLPENDHLIIEAGTPLIKKFGLQVISEIRAIKPNAFIVADMKILDTGNLEARMAADSSADAVVMSGLAPASTIEKAITEARKTGIYSVIDMLNVEDPVGLIASLKVKPDIVELHRAIDAEHTSHAWGNIGDIKKAAGGKLLVATAGGIRVPVVKEALKTGADILVVGRAITASKDVRHAAEEFLEQLNKEEIDQFRIMTDF, encoded by the coding sequence ATGTATCTAATAGGCGAAGCCCTGATCGGCGAAGGTTCCGAACTGGCTCATGTTGACCTGATCGTCGGAGATAAGAACGGTCCGGTCGGGATTGCATTTGCAAATGCCCTCTCACAGCTCTCTGCCGGACACACCCCTCTTCTGGCTGTAGTAAGACCAAATCTGCTTACGAAACCGGCAACAGTCGTCATTCCAAAGGTCACCCTGAAACATGAGGGACAGGTAAACCAGATGTTCGGGCCTGTCCAGGCAGCAGTTGCCAAGGCGGTTGCTGATGCGGTTGAAGAAGGGCTTTTTGGCGATGTAAATATCAACGATATCTGTATTCTAGCCAGCGCTTTCCTTCATCCATCAGCAAAAGACTATAATCGGATTTATCGGTACAACTACGGAGCAACAAAACTTGCAATATCTCGTGCATTTGAGGAATTCCCTGATGAAAAGACTTTGATCCACGAAAAAGACCGCGCCGCTCATGCGGTTATGGGCTTTAAGGTTCCGCGCCTGTGGGATCCACCATACCTTCAGGTTGCCCTCGATATTGTTGACATGGGCAAACTGAGATCAGTGCTCTCATCACTTCCTGAGAATGACCACCTGATCATCGAAGCAGGAACCCCACTCATCAAGAAGTTCGGACTGCAGGTTATCAGCGAGATCCGAGCAATAAAGCCAAACGCATTTATCGTCGCCGATATGAAGATTCTTGATACCGGTAACCTTGAGGCCCGGATGGCAGCCGACTCATCTGCTGATGCAGTGGTTATGTCAGGTCTTGCTCCGGCATCTACCATCGAGAAAGCAATTACCGAGGCACGCAAGACTGGTATCTACTCAGTCATTGACATGCTCAACGTCGAAGACCCGGTTGGTCTTATCGCAAGCTTGAAGGTCAAGCCTGACATCGTTGAGCTTCACCGTGCCATTGATGCAGAACACACATCCCATGCATGGGGCAACATAGGTGACATCAAGAAGGCAGCAGGTGGAAAACTCCTGGTCGCAACCGCCGGCGGTATCCGTGTCCCGGTTGTCAAGGAAGCACTCAAAACCGGTGCAGATATTCTTGTGGTCGGCAGAGCAATTACCGCCAGCAAGGATGTCAGACATGCTGCCGAGGAATTCCTTGAGCAGCTCAATAAGGAAGAGATCGATCAGTTTAGAATTATGACCGATTTCTAA